In Maridesulfovibrio sp., the following proteins share a genomic window:
- a CDS encoding phosphoadenosine phosphosulfate reductase family protein yields the protein MTEINSSSPLDAKIAHSAGLMSGMLEMYPPEHIYVAWTGGKDSTVVLALWREVLKSKGKEASLVLVPQAVSIDTGVKFPEVMGFRDRIAMQWGVDVKVIRPSVDISSYPVAKDPVKCCGELKIKPLQKAIEEFEIDLLITGIRRDEHISRAGRKYMEVRDDPDHTLLNPILEWTEMDIWSFITMNQIPHCELYDQGYRSLGCQPCTSKGESSEREGRNMEKERNLEQLTSMGYF from the coding sequence TTGACAGAAATAAACTCATCTTCACCTTTGGATGCTAAGATTGCGCACAGTGCAGGGCTCATGTCCGGCATGTTGGAAATGTATCCGCCGGAACATATCTATGTAGCATGGACCGGTGGCAAGGACTCCACGGTGGTGCTTGCCCTGTGGCGGGAAGTGCTTAAGAGCAAGGGCAAAGAGGCTTCTCTGGTTCTGGTTCCACAGGCTGTGTCCATTGATACAGGGGTTAAGTTTCCAGAAGTCATGGGCTTTCGGGACCGGATTGCCATGCAATGGGGTGTTGACGTAAAGGTAATTCGCCCGAGCGTAGATATCTCAAGTTATCCAGTTGCCAAGGACCCGGTTAAATGCTGTGGCGAACTCAAGATCAAACCTTTGCAGAAGGCTATCGAAGAGTTTGAAATTGACCTGCTGATCACCGGAATACGCCGCGATGAACATATCAGCCGGGCCGGGCGTAAATATATGGAAGTGCGTGATGATCCCGATCATACCCTGCTCAATCCGATTCTCGAATGGACTGAGATGGATATCTGGTCGTTTATTACCATGAATCAGATTCCGCATTGCGAACTATACGACCAAGGCTATCGCTCGCTGGGCTGTCAGCCCTGCACCAGCAAAGGTGAAAGTTCCGAGCGCGAAGGGCGTAATATGGAAAAAGAACGCAATCTGGAACAGCTTACTTCCATGGGTTATTTTTAA